The DNA region CCGTCCGTCCGGAGAACGCCGCGCTGCCCTGGGCGCTGGCCGGACTCGGTCTACTGTGGACACAGAATCGGCACCGGTCACTGGCCCCCGACCTGTGGGCCACCGCGTTCCTGGTGATCGCTGTGATCACCGCCCCGGTGACGCTGGCGCTGGCGCCGGGCGCGGGCTGGCTGATCTGGCGCCGCCGCCGCAAGCGCTTGTCGCTGATGCTCGCCTCGATGTTCGGCATCGGCGTCGGCATCGGCCTTGGCGCCACGGCCGTGCTCGAAGGCATCCACCTGGCCGGGGACGGACCCGCCCCCGCGCACTGGATCGCGCTCGACCCGATCCTGGCCGCCACCGGTGTCTTCGCCGCCGCGGGCGCCCTGTTCTCCTACCGGCTGCGCCCGCTGGCCGTCGGCGTGCTCTCGCTGATCGTGGTCGCGATCATCCCCGGCGGCCCCGGCACGGGCGCGCTGGCGGTGCTGCTGCCGCTGACCGCGCTGCTGGTGGCGGGCACGGTCGAGTGCGGCGTCACCCATCGCGCCCGGATCGGCAGGCACACGCTGGTGCGCCCGTTCCTGGCCCCCACTGTCGCCCTGGCCATGACCGTGGTCGGCTTCGCCGTGCCCGCGTGGATCGGCGGGCACAGCGCCGCCGCGGCGGCCGACCCCGGCCCCAGCGCCGACGCGGCCACCTGGCTGCGGGTGAATCTGCCGGAAACGGTCGTGATGACCGACGAGACGACCTGGGTCGACCTGGTCCGCGGCGGCCGGTCCCGGTCGGTCACCACCCGACCGGCCGAATGCCCGGCCACCTGTCTGGAGCAGTCCTGGCTGCTGCTGACGCCCGCGCTGCGGACCGACCTGACCGCCCACCCGGCCCTGGCCGCCGTCGCCGGTCGCAGCCGACTGGTGGCTGTGTTCGGCGACGGCGCCGAACAGATCGAACTCCGCGTGGTCGAGTAACTCAGCCCAGACCCGCCAGGAACCGACCGGTCACCGCGACGGCGGGCTCCGACGACCCGGCTCCTTCCACCAACACGGCGAACGCCACATCCCCGCGATACCCCGTGAACCAGCCATGGGCCTGCGACCCGTCACCGAACTGGGCCGTACCGGTCTTTCCCGCCACCGCGCCGTACTTGGCCAGCGCCTTGCCGGTGCCGGACGTCACGACCTCCCGCATCATCGCGCGAAGGGCGCCGATCGTGGCCCCGGACGGCGCGCGGTAGCCGGTCTGCACGACGGTGTCGACCGTGGCGAACAGTCTCGGCGTCACCGGCTTGCCCGCCGCTACCGTCGCGCTCATCAGCGCGACGCCGAACGGGCTGGTCTGCACGGTGCCCTGCCCGATGCTGTTCTCCACCTGCTCCGGCGTGCCCGCGGCGGGCTTCACCCGACCGGTCTGGGTGCTGATCCCCGGCACCTCGAAGTTCGCGTCCAAACCGAAGCGCGCGGCCGATGCGGACAGCGCGTCGGCGGGCAGGTCGCCCGCGAGCGCGGCGAAGGTGGTGTTGCAGGACCGGGCGAACGCGGTGCGCAGCGGGCTGTCCGGCAGCCCGAAGCCATCGTTCTTCACGCTGCGGGTGCCGATGGTCTTGCGCTCGGGGCAGGGGAGCACGGTGTCGATCGTCGCCGTGCCCGCGTCCAGCACCGCGGCCGCGGTGGCGATCTTGAACGTTGAGCCGGGCGGATAGAGTCCGTTGAGCGCCTTGGGACTCTCGCCCGCGGCGGCGTTCTGCGCGACCGCCAGGATGCCCCCGGTCGACGGCTGGATGGCGACGAGCATCGCGGGGCCCGACGCCGAGTCCACCGCGGCCTGCGCGGCCTTCTGCGCGGACAGTCCCACCGTCGACTTCAGCGGCTCAGCCGCCTTGGCCTCGGCGCCGAACAGGCTCTCCACCTCGGCACCCGCGTTGACCAGCACGATCCTGGACGACGGCGCGGGCGCGTCGCTCACCGCTTTCTTCATCGCCGGGGTGAGCAGTGGCGCCACCGTGGGGTCGACCGGCCCGGGGGCCGCGCCGATCCACTTCATCAGCGGCTTTCCGTCCTTGTCCAGCACCGCGGCCGCGTCCGGGGTCGAGACCTTGACGTCCAGCGCGAACCCGGGCGCGAGCTTCGGGTGCACGACCGTGGGTTCCCACCGCACCTGCCACTGGTCGCCGCGAACCAGGGTGAACGTGCTCGGATAGACCCATTCCTGCTCACCGAAACCCCAAGCCCACTGGAACGGGACCGCCACCTCCGTGGCGTCCGGCGCGGGCGCGGGCGCCGCCGTCCACGTCGCGGCGATCTTCGCGGGCTTGAGCAGGTTCTTGACGCCCGCCAAAGTCGAGGCGGCGGCCTGTTTGTCGGTCGTCACCGCCGAGGCGGTGGTGAAGTCCTGCGCCGACAGCGCCTTGAGAAACCGCTCCCCCACCTGCGCCGCCGTCAGCGTGGGCTGCGTCGCGTTCTTGGTGGACGCGGCGGCGGGCACCCGCTCCCGTGGGAGCAGCACATAGACAGCGGCACCCAGGCACACGAGCACCGCCAAGGCACCAATGGACAAAATCACGCGTTTGCGCGTGGATGACACGTTGTACCCCCAGTACGACGCGAACTCCCCCGAGGCGCGACAGTCGCGCGAACCCCAGCATGCCAGGACGGCGACCACCCGACCGGGGAACGGCTTTCCTGAAACCAGCTCGTGACGTTACCTACCGACGAGCCGTGTTATAGCCGGATAGACATGAACGTCGTGGCGATCAGGCCGCCGTCGGGCGTGGTGGCGTAGTCCTCGACGGTCCCGACCCGCTTCCACCCGCGCCGCTCGTAGAGCCCTTCGGCGGGGCTGCCGGTGTGGGTGTCGAGGATCAGCAGGGTCCGGTTGAGCTCGCGCGCGGCCTCTTCCAGCGCGTCCAGGAGCTTTCCCGCGCACCCGCGCCCACGGGCGTCGCGGTGCACAAGGAGCTTGGCCACTTCGGCCCGGTGGGTGCCGTTGGGGTTGGCCACCAAGAGCAGCCGCACGGCCCCGACCACCCGGCCGCCGTCGCGAGCCACCCAGGTCAGTGTGTCGGGCTGGGCCAACGCGCCCGACCACCACGCCACCGCCTCGGCCTGGGTCAGGGTGTCGAGGAACCCGACGCTGGCCCCGCCCGCCACGCAGTCGAGCAGGACGTCAGCCAGCCCGTCGACGTCCTGCGCGCTCGCCCTCTCGATCCGCACCCGTGACCTCCCACACTCGATCCGCCGCCACCCTGACCAGCAGGTACAGGACCGCAGCGTTGCACAGGTGCCAGGCGAAGTGAGTGCCGAGGGGTGAACAGCGGGTGTCAGAGCCGCCGCGACACGTGCACCTCGCGGTCGACCACCGGCAGGATCTCCGGCAGATACACCCCCTGGATGGCGTCCAAGTCCCCATGCGCGTCCCAGAGCTCACGGCTCTCCCACCGCTCCACCAGGGTGAACCGCCGCGGATCAGCCTCCGAGTGCAGCGCCTCCCAGCTCACGCACCCTGGCTCGGCCAGACACATCGGCCGCATCCGGGCCAGCGCGTCGGCCACGGCGGGCACGTCCTCGGACTGCTTGACGGTGATGATGACGATCAAATCGAGCATGCTGGTCAGTCTTCCTCAGCGAAGGCCGACGTCGAGAAGTGGCGCCAGGCGAAGACCGTCATCACGACCATGGCCGAGCCCGCCAGCCAGAACGGCGCCGTCACGCCCCAGGCCTTGGCGGTCAGGCCACCGAGCAGGGAGCCGATGGCCGCGCCGCCTATGACCAGCAGGTAGTAGACGCTGCCGACTCGGCCGCGCAGGCGGTCGGGCACGACCCGGTGGCGCACCGACATCGACACCACGCCCCAGATCGCGCCGTGGGCGCCGAAGACCACCAGGGTCGCGCCCGCCAGCCACGCGTCGGAGGTGAGTGCCAGCGCGAAGTGGGTGGCGGTCTCCACGACCAGTCCGATGCGCAGCAGCGCGCCGTCGCCGAGGCGCTTCTGCAGCCGACTCACCGCCGCCGTGCCCAGCAGGCCGCCGACCGCGCTCGCCGCGAGCAGCGCGCCGAAGCCGATCTCCGGCAGGCCGAGGTGTTCGCGCGAGTAGAGCACCAGGATCGAGAACGGACCGAAGAACGTGATGTTCATCAGACACAGACAGACCGCCAGCACCCGGACCAGCCGGTGTGCCCAGAGCCACCGCAGCCCCTCGGCGATCTCCACCCGCAGCGGCCTGCGCTCGACGACCTTGACCGGTTCTGGCCGGTAGCGGATCGACGCCATCAGGGCCGCGGCGACCAGGAAGCCCACCGCGTTGATCCCGAAGGGCAGCGACGCGGCCACGACGAACACCGCGGCACCCACCGGCGGCGCGATCATCAGGTTGCCGACCATGTGCACCGCGCTGAGCCGCGCGTTCGCCCTCGGCAGCAAGTCCTTGTCCACCACCGCCGGGATCATCGCCGACCCCGCGTTGTCCGCGAACGTCTCCGCGACACCGACCAGGAAGAACGCGACGTAGACCAGCGCGACGGTCACGTGGCCGGTCCAGACCGCCACCGCCAGCCCCGCGATCACCGCCGCCCGCAGGATGTTGACCACAATGATCAGCTTCCGCCGGTCGAGCCGGTCGACGTAGGCGCCGCTGATCAGCGAGAACAGCAGCCACGGCAGCTGCTGCACGGCCGCGGCTCCGGAGATCAGCGCCGGGTCGTCGGTCAGCGAGGCGACCAGCAGCGGCCCCGCCGCCAAGGCGATGCCGTCACCGAGG from Alloactinosynnema sp. L-07 includes:
- a CDS encoding penicillin-binding transpeptidase domain-containing protein, with product MLVCLGAAVYVLLPRERVPAAASTKNATQPTLTAAQVGERFLKALSAQDFTTASAVTTDKQAAASTLAGVKNLLKPAKIAATWTAAPAPAPDATEVAVPFQWAWGFGEQEWVYPSTFTLVRGDQWQVRWEPTVVHPKLAPGFALDVKVSTPDAAAVLDKDGKPLMKWIGAAPGPVDPTVAPLLTPAMKKAVSDAPAPSSRIVLVNAGAEVESLFGAEAKAAEPLKSTVGLSAQKAAQAAVDSASGPAMLVAIQPSTGGILAVAQNAAAGESPKALNGLYPPGSTFKIATAAAVLDAGTATIDTVLPCPERKTIGTRSVKNDGFGLPDSPLRTAFARSCNTTFAALAGDLPADALSASAARFGLDANFEVPGISTQTGRVKPAAGTPEQVENSIGQGTVQTSPFGVALMSATVAAGKPVTPRLFATVDTVVQTGYRAPSGATIGALRAMMREVVTSGTGKALAKYGAVAGKTGTAQFGDGSQAHGWFTGYRGDVAFAVLVEGAGSSEPAVAVTGRFLAGLG
- a CDS encoding GNAT family N-acetyltransferase, producing MRIERASAQDVDGLADVLLDCVAGGASVGFLDTLTQAEAVAWWSGALAQPDTLTWVARDGGRVVGAVRLLLVANPNGTHRAEVAKLLVHRDARGRGCAGKLLDALEEAARELNRTLLILDTHTGSPAEGLYERRGWKRVGTVEDYATTPDGGLIATTFMSIRL
- a CDS encoding putative quinol monooxygenase; translated protein: MLDLIVIITVKQSEDVPAVADALARMRPMCLAEPGCVSWEALHSEADPRRFTLVERWESRELWDAHGDLDAIQGVYLPEILPVVDREVHVSRRL
- a CDS encoding MFS transporter — protein: MAGDSAVRSASDDRAARPRLGRDFGKLWGAFAASNLGDGIALAAGPLLVASLTDDPALISGAAAVQQLPWLLFSLISGAYVDRLDRRKLIIVVNILRAAVIAGLAVAVWTGHVTVALVYVAFFLVGVAETFADNAGSAMIPAVVDKDLLPRANARLSAVHMVGNLMIAPPVGAAVFVVAASLPFGINAVGFLVAAALMASIRYRPEPVKVVERRPLRVEIAEGLRWLWAHRLVRVLAVCLCLMNITFFGPFSILVLYSREHLGLPEIGFGALLAASAVGGLLGTAAVSRLQKRLGDGALLRIGLVVETATHFALALTSDAWLAGATLVVFGAHGAIWGVVSMSVRHRVVPDRLRGRVGSVYYLLVIGGAAIGSLLGGLTAKAWGVTAPFWLAGSAMVVMTVFAWRHFSTSAFAEED